One window from the genome of Parasegetibacter sp. NRK P23 encodes:
- a CDS encoding ABC transporter permease — translation MNKTLIIIKREFFSRTRKKTFLLTTILLPLLLFGFYAAMIYFSVKGESSKKIAILDEPNLFEGKIEGSSNVTFTFVSGKNPDAYKTDFSKEGYDAYLHIPANLDLKNPSNIVVYGKDQVGIATQERMESRVNKAIERKQMQAVLGTGISVDELNKIKSDVDIRSVSLKDGQEKEGNAKAASAAAFIMGLLVYFVLMIYGSMVMRGVMEEKTNRIAEVMVSSVKPFQLMMGKIIGIGAVGLVQFLIWLVLLGVLQLLLPVIFPGALEQMASNAPAGMAAGKASGFSLTNIGGLNILAMAGYFIVYFLGGYFLYSSLFAAVGSSVNEDPQDAQQLMLPIMMPIIFSFVILTKVIQDPHSGLALFGSMFPLTSPIVMMGRLPFDVPMWQILLSLALLVGGFLGTTWLAGKIYRTGILMYGKKVTWKEMMKWVFR, via the coding sequence ATGAACAAGACACTCATCATCATAAAACGTGAATTCTTTTCACGCACACGGAAAAAAACTTTTCTCCTTACCACGATCCTGCTGCCGTTGCTGCTCTTCGGCTTCTACGCGGCCATGATTTATTTCAGTGTAAAAGGAGAAAGCAGCAAGAAGATCGCGATCCTCGATGAACCGAATCTTTTTGAAGGCAAGATTGAAGGTTCTTCCAATGTCACATTTACATTTGTTTCCGGGAAAAATCCCGACGCTTATAAAACCGACTTCTCCAAAGAAGGGTATGACGCTTACCTCCATATTCCCGCTAACCTTGACCTGAAGAATCCGTCCAACATTGTAGTATACGGTAAGGACCAGGTAGGCATCGCCACGCAGGAACGCATGGAGAGCCGCGTCAACAAGGCGATTGAAAGAAAGCAGATGCAGGCCGTGCTGGGAACAGGCATTTCAGTAGATGAACTCAACAAAATAAAATCGGATGTAGATATCCGATCCGTGAGCCTGAAAGATGGCCAGGAGAAAGAAGGCAACGCGAAAGCCGCTTCGGCGGCGGCCTTCATCATGGGACTACTGGTGTATTTCGTGCTGATGATCTACGGCAGCATGGTGATGCGTGGCGTAATGGAAGAAAAAACCAACCGTATCGCCGAGGTAATGGTGAGCAGCGTGAAGCCCTTCCAACTGATGATGGGCAAGATCATCGGCATCGGGGCGGTTGGACTGGTACAGTTCCTGATCTGGCTCGTGCTGCTGGGCGTACTGCAACTGTTGTTGCCCGTTATATTCCCCGGCGCGTTGGAACAAATGGCCAGCAACGCCCCCGCAGGAATGGCCGCCGGAAAAGCGTCCGGTTTCTCCCTCACCAATATCGGCGGACTGAATATCCTGGCAATGGCCGGGTACTTCATTGTTTATTTCCTTGGTGGTTATTTCCTTTACTCCTCTCTGTTCGCGGCCGTGGGCAGCTCGGTGAATGAAGACCCGCAAGACGCACAACAACTGATGCTCCCCATTATGATGCCGATCATCTTCTCGTTCGTGATCCTCACCAAGGTGATCCAGGATCCGCACAGTGGTCTGGCGCTCTTCGGCAGTATGTTTCCCCTCACCTCTCCCATCGTGATGATGGGCAGGCTCCCCTTCGATGTACCCATGTGGCAGATACTGCTTTCCCTCGCATTACTCGTGGGCGGCTTCCTTGGCACCACCTGGCTGGCCGGTAAAATATACAGGACAGGCATCCTGATGTACGGTAAAAAAGTGACCTGGAAAGAGATGATGAAGTGGGTATTCAGGTAG